The Halostella salina nucleotide sequence CATCACCTTCGACCGGCCGACGAACTTCACGAACCGGGGCGGGTCGCGCTCGACGTCCTCCGTTCGGACCGTCGCGGACGTGTCGAGCAACGGGATCGGCAGGTCGACGTACCAGACCGCCTCCGTGCCGTCCTCGTTGCGGAGTTCGAAGTCGGAGACGACGCTGATGGAGCGTGCGCGTTTCTCCGGGTCGGCGATGAACTCCCAGATTCGTTCCGGCGGTACGGCGAACTCGAAGGTCCGCTGGACCCGGACAGTCATAGTACGAACGTCCGACCCGGGAGGGTAAAAGTCCGCTGGAACGTACGGAGCCGGCGGGCACGAGCGACTCGTGTTCGGGGCGGCTTCGGCAGGGCGACCGAGCGTCTCAGCTCCGCGTGACCTTCCACGTCGTCGAGCGCGCGCGGCCCCACTTCTCGATGTCGACCTCGTCGCTCTTCTCGGCGAGTCGGGGGAGGCGGACGCCGACCTGTTTCGCCGACAGCTCGATGGCGTCGGCGATGTTTTTGGCCCGGAAGTACTGCTCGCCCCGGGAGACGCTCTCGCTCAGGTACGCGAGGATGCGTCGTTCCTCTTCGGTGTAGTCAGTCATCGTCTTCGCGCGTGTATACGTCGCTGACACGTATAACCATTTCCGTGGGTACGGAGAGCTTACCAGTAGACGTGAATGTACGCGACGGCGAGGGAG carries:
- a CDS encoding DUF7123 family protein: MTDYTEEERRILAYLSESVSRGEQYFRAKNIADAIELSAKQVGVRLPRLAEKSDEVDIEKWGRARSTTWKVTRS
- a CDS encoding SRPBCC family protein; translated protein: MTVRVQRTFEFAVPPERIWEFIADPEKRARSISVVSDFELRNEDGTEAVWYVDLPIPLLDTSATVRTEDVERDPPRFVKFVGRSKVMRVTGEHEIEATADGCKLHNSFVVDGRLPGVERFFKRNLDAELDNLEASLRADLEVEA